The Podospora pseudocomata strain CBS 415.72m chromosome 1 map unlocalized CBS415.72m_1, whole genome shotgun sequence genome has a segment encoding these proteins:
- a CDS encoding uncharacterized protein (COG:B; EggNog:ENOG503PDFR), whose amino-acid sequence MALSSILSLVLLASAGKAKQTTATGFPSAKQQCPHHPAGRLETAALLPVCPLPGHIGVLSDESSNAIAWDYPPKCISPPAKDNTTVPRIDCLFTSTTFRNGHGISLVSSTLTTSHIVGVGSFDDEAPPLGVQRRENLGPAYEIVPVEGKGLGVVAKRKIKRGEIVMSDYPSLLIGTGFLGTAQPHHRRRMLKQAINQLPDKLRSKVRGLSRGAEKYEVDAILGPNANTVMIGEQDGEQMHVGLFAEAARINHGCRPNVHSRFSERRLTMEIMAHVAIEPGEEILMSYVPITTVRDERRKYLKDHWGFDCKCQLCTGTKNEIEESEFYRRRQKSLKESIESARAEGFFKDAIVMSGEWHEFSEWDMVPPLAPEYHDSLANLHYANGDLFNATRYARMAYDGWVRFGSVDDEKLEHSRTVLAKIEKEFEKSLKFEKD is encoded by the exons ATGGCACTTTCAAGCATCTTATCTCTTGTCCTTCTAGCATCGGCAGGCAAGGCGAAACAAACAACAGCAACTGGGTTTCCCTCTGCAAAACAGCAatgtcctcatcatccagcaGGCCGCTTGGAAACAGCTGCGCTGCTACCGGTTTGTCCCCTTCCAGGGCACATTGGCGTCCTGTCCGATGAAAGCTCCAATGCCATCGCGTGGGACTACCCACCCAAGTGCATTTCACCTCCAGCAAAAGACAATACAACCGTCCCAAGAATCGACTGCCTGTTCACTTCGACCACCTTTCGCAATGGCCATGGCATCAGCTTGGTTTCTTCCACACTGACAACATCTCATATTGTCGGTGTTGGCTCatttgatgatgaggccCCTCCGCTTGGGGTGCAGCGCCGCGAGAATCTCGGTCCTGCCTACGAGATTGTCCCGGTGGAAGGAAaagggttgggtgttgttgctaAGCGCAAGATCAAGCGTGGAGAGATTGTCATGTCTGACTACCCTTCACTACTTATTGGGACAGGCTTCTTGGGCACCGCACAGCCCCATCATAGGAGACGGATGCTCAAGCAAGCCATCAACCAGCTTCCCGATAAATTGAGGTCCAAGGTCAGGGGTTTGTCGAGAGGAGCAGAAAAGTACGAGGTGGACGCCATCTTGGGACCGAATGCCAATACGGTCATGATTGGAGAGCAAGACGGGGAGCAAATGCATGTCGGCCTGTTTGCTGAGGCTGCGAGGATAAACCATGGCTGCAGACCAAACGTTCACTCGAGGTTCTcagagaggaggttgacaaTGGAGATCATGGCCCATGTAGCCATCGAGCCGGGAGAGGAGATCTTGATGAGCT ATGTGCCCATCACAACTGTCCGTGATGAAAGACGAAAGTATCTCAAAGACCATTGGGGATTTGACTGCAAGTGTCAACTGTGTACTGGTACGAAGAATGAGATTGAGGAGTCAGAGTTCTATCGACGCCGCCAAAAGAGTCTCAAGGAGAGTATTGAGAGCGCGCGTGCCGAAGGGTTCTTCAAGGATGCCATTGTCATGAGTGGCGAGTGGCATGAGTTTAGCGAGTGGGACATGGTTCCCCCCCTTGCGCCTGAGTATCATGATAGCCTGGCAAACTTGCATTACGCAAATGGGGATTTGTTCAATGCGACAAGATATGCGAGGATGGCATAtgatgggtgggtgaggtttggCAGTGTGGATGATGAAAAGTTGGAGCATTCGAGAACGGTGCTGGCAAAGATTGAaaaggagtttgagaagagtTTGAAGTTTGAGAAGGACTAA
- a CDS encoding uncharacterized protein (CAZy:AA7; EggNog:ENOG503P127; COG:C) → MYKELMHRANLSQHLTTWKSVQSRLEDFSMWSVTAIITATLFAQVAIGQPPNDSHFSDVDIDTVASGILGSRGPSTKPTSRCKAFPGETAWPSVSDWASLNRTLGGVLLNPSPPASVCYPTSASFNTTACNFLFNGSSRSTFWFDDPVTVQGTWPQGLTCPLVRNPQANATCTRGGYPVYVVNATQPKHVQSAVNFARENNVRLIIKNTGHDFLARNIGAGSLSIWTHNLRGFEFISDYKQPGGRYRGPAAWVGAGLQVYDAFRYALAHNITLPAASCLTIGSYGGWISGGGHSPLSSKYGLGVDQVLELKVVTADGKYVTANPTKNEDLFFALRGGGGSTYGVITSAIVKAHPAINLTITSFNFNLGNTPSLSPSSNPTITNSTAFWLGFNAIFAFAIPVVDAGGYLWTNGLPSGPGFAMQVQVQMPGLSPGEALAFTQPLLDELNGLGIPVANITVRTQVYSSQSSTGAGGAPGAGGYFASRLFPRAAYVDPVLFSKAMNASRVLVEAGYTFHGLNMAPTLEAAGHPYPAGVNPVWRESVMHADIFGFSKLNLGTATDQQVIAAQLALTQLMEPLKEATPGGGSYLNEGDPHEPNWQQSFYGDNYSKLVRVKKTRDPWGVFWAPTTPGSEEWKIEGEGGLLWRQNGRLCRV, encoded by the exons ATGTATAAGGAGCTGATGCACAGGGCTAATTTGTCACAGCATCTCACAACCTGGAAATCAGTGCAGAGCCGACTTGAAGATTTCAGCATGTGGTCTGTTACTGCGATAATCACTGCCACGCTTTTCGCGCAGGTGGCAATAGGTCAACCTCCGAATGACTCCCATTTTTCAGATGTCGACATCGACACTGTGGCTTCAGGGATCTTGGGCAGCCGAGGACCAtccaccaaaccaacatCGCGTTGCAAAGCCTTCCCCGGAGAAACCGCGTGGCCATCTGTTTCGGATTGGGCCAGTTTAAATCGCACTCTAGGTGGGGTTTTGctcaacccttcccccccagcCTCGGTGTGCTATCCGACTTCAGCAAGCTTCAACACCACGGCATGCAACTTTTTGTTTAATGGTTCTAGTCGAAGCACTTTCTGGTTTGATGATCCGGTCACTGTTCAAGGGACCTGGCCTCAGGGTTTGACATGCCCCCTCGTGAGGAACCCTCAAGCTAATGCCACCTGTACGAGGGGAGGTTATCCTGTTTACGTGGTCAATGCTACACAACCGAAGCATGTTCAGTCAGCGGTGAATTTTGCAAGAGAAAATAACGTTCGGCTGATAATCAA AAACACGGGTCATGACTTTCTTGCTCGCAACATCGGTGCGGGATCTCTGAGCATCTGGACCCATAATCTGAGAGGTTTTGAGTTCATATCAGATTATAAGCAACCCGGAGGACGTTACCGAGGTCCTGCTGCGTGGGTTGGCGCTGGACTACAGGTCTATGACGCGTTTAGATATGCACTGGCGCACAACATCACTCTAcctgctgcttcttgtcTAACCATTGGGTCTTACGGAGGTTGGATATCGGGTGGAGGCCACTCCCCTTTATCATCCAAGTATGGCCTAGGAGTAGACCAGGTTTTGGAGCTCAAGGTTGTGACAGCCGACGGAAAATATGTAACGGCAAACCCGACCAAAAACGAGGATCTGTTCTTTGCTTTAcgagggggtggaggca GCACATATGGAGTGATAACCTCGGCCATTGTGAAAGCCCATCCTGCTATCAATCTGACCATCACGTCCTTCAACTTCAATCTCGGCAACACACCTTCTTTGAgcccctcctcaaatccaACCATTACCAACAGCACTGCATTTTGGCTAGGCTTCAACGCTATCTTTGCTTTTGCAATTCCTGTTGTAGATGCAGGGGGTTATCTCTGGACAAATGGACTGCCTTCTGGTCCTGGCTTCGCCATGCAAGTCCAGGTGCAGATGCCGGGTTTGTCTCCAGGTGAAGCACTTGCTTTTACTCAACCTCTCCTGGATGAGCTGAACGGCCTTGGGATACCTGTTGCAAACATCACCGTCCGCACCCAGGTTTACAGCAGCCAATCGTCGACCGGAGCAGGCGGTGCTCCAGGTGCAGGTGGATATTTTGCTTCTCGTCTGTTCCCGCGGGCGGCATACGTTGATCCTGTCCTATTCTCCAAAGCCATGAACGCCTCACGAGTATTGGTTGAAGCGGGGTATACGTTTCATGGACTCAACATGGCTCCCACGCTCGAAGCAGCAGGCCACCCTTACCCAGCAGGCGTCAACCCCGTATGGAGAGAAAGTGTCATGCACGCTGACATATTCGGATTCAGCAAGCTCAATCTTGGAACAGCCACTGATCAGCAGGTCATTGCAGCCCAGCTTGCTCTGACACAACTGATGGAGCCCCTCAAGGAGGCAACgccagggggagggagctaCCTCAATGAAGGGGATCCTCATGAGCCGAACTGGCAACAGTCATTCTATGGGGACAATTATTCAAAGCTTGTCAGGGTGAAGAAGACTCGAGATCCTTGGGGTGTATTTTGGGCGCCGACCACCCCGGGAAGTGAAGAGTGGAAGattgagggagaaggggggctTTTGTGGAGGCAGAATGGTCGACTTTGTAGGGTGTAA
- a CDS encoding uncharacterized protein (COG:S; EggNog:ENOG503NY4Y), giving the protein MATFQKLAILCLGASTVFAAPSDRHNGKKTPKVSPIKQISLGPRPYWLVDQMDEGPLKKKLASCSEKRMKPSDWSISHRGGGTLQFPEHTYDSIIAGTRMGAGIQECDVTFTKDLQLVCRHAQCDLHTTTNVVSLPELNAKCTTPFQPASGDRPAKAKCCTSDFTLAEIKTLCAKMDASDPKATTPEEYLGGTASWRTDLYAKTCSEVPTLKEFISLVDDLGLKFTPELKAPEVPMPFNGGNYTQAAYAQHMIDEFKAAGIKPERVWPQSFVYDDVLYWLKAEPKWGKQAVLLDESGDEPGTFPSAVARLKEYKKAGVRIVAPPLPYLVTVDKKGKIVPSSYAIEAKKQKLDIITWSLERSGWLGDGSGGGYYYASVANVTNGEGDVYNLLHVLAQDVGVIGVFSDWSATVTYYANCFGL; this is encoded by the exons atggcgaCCTTTCAGAAGCTTGCGATCCTTTGCCTCGGTGCTTCCACTGTGTTTGCCGCCCCTAGCGACAGGCACAATGGCAAGAAGACACCCAAGGTGTCGCCCATCAAGCAGATCTCTCTCGGACCGCGCCCCTACTGGCTCGTGGATCAGATGGACGAGGGGCctctcaagaagaagctcgcctCTTGTTCagagaagaggatgaagccCAGCGACTGGAGCATTTCTCACCGTGGCGGTGGCACCCTTCAGTTCCCGGAGCATACCTACGACTCAATTATTGCTGGT ACCAGAATGGGAGCCGGCATTCAGGAATGCGATGTCACCTTCACCAAAGATCTTCAACTCGTCTGCCGCCATGCCCAATGTGACTTGCACACCACAACCAACGTCGTTTCTCTCCCTGAACTTAATGCCAAGtgcaccaccccctttcaGCCTGCGTCTGGGGACAGGCCTGCTAAGGCCAAGTGTTGCACTTCGGATTTCACTTTGGCAGAGATCAAGACGCTTTGTGCAAAGATGGACGCCTCGGATCCTAAAGCAACAACCCCGGAGGAGTATCTTGGTGGCACAGCAAGCTGGAGGACCGACCTCTACGCCAAAACCTGCAGCGAGGTGCCTACTCTCAAGGAATTCATCTCTCTGGTTGACGATCTCGGTCTCAAGTTCACGCCTGAGTTGAAGGCCCCCGAGGTGCCCATGCCCTTCAACGGCGGCAACTACACCCAGGCGGCCTATGCCCAACACATGATTGATGAGTTCAAGGCGGCCGGTATCAAGCCAGAGAGGGTGTGGCCACAATCTTTTGTGTATGACGATGTCCTGTACTGGCTAAAGGCTGAGCCAAAATGGGGAAAGCAAGCCGTGTTGCTGGACGAGAGCGGCGATGAGCCAGGTACATTCCCCTCTGCTGTCGCGAGGCTCAAGGAGTACAAGAAGGCCGGTGTTAGGATTGtcgctcctcctctgccctaCTTGGTCACCGTTGATaagaaggggaagattgTGCCCAGCAGCTATGCCATCGAAGCCAAGAAACAGAAACTCGACATCATTACgtggagcttggagaggagCGGTTGGCTTGGTGAcggcagcggaggaggatattACTATGCAAGCGTGGCCAATGTGACCaacggcgagggagatgtgTACAATCTGTTACATGTGTTGGCTCAGGATGTGGGAGTCATTGGCGTCTTTTCTGATTGGAGTGCCACGGTCACATACTATGCCAATTGCTTCGGCCTGTAG
- a CDS encoding uncharacterized protein (COG:O; EggNog:ENOG503Q4WD): MDTIDKNENPALAFEGWTEHASRDRISTDTKVHQLLSAAYPGHHVTRTQTSSCDLLGFADAGYATKTPDRPRGYDAIRKFVAPKLRYEKGNDKLEDEVRFGAWKYDWESHQFLVYELSFRDYLLSRVIRFLYVITPPSVDGAVDIDGHHLKTDELLLVAGKWTKEMHDEIWVFDNQQWMKDKELYRSVLGASWDDVILDPSIKSSLAQDVESFFNNQSLYKTLRVPWKRGVILHGVPGNGKTVSIKAIINSLAARNPPVPAMYVKSLDGCSHPKVAMQQIFSKSRIVAPCLLIFEDLDSLVEDKTRSYFLNEVDGLDSNEGILMIGSTNHLEGIDAAITKRPSRFDRKYHFKVPEHALRMAYCHHWREKVLDSPAFAFPVELCSVIADLTDGFSFAYIKELFISSLLMLAGGTRDIEAGGDNISGAALDSSSDENEDSDSSNKPGRVMPAVTIPKELEGDPLLAVILAEAKLLWEQMENEETDAVKRKKAATVCAPRLPDFVFGLRDD, from the coding sequence atgGACACCATTGACAAGAACGAAAACCCTGCTCTGGCCTTTGAAGGCTGGACAGAGCATGCAAGTCGAGATCGCATCAGCACCGATACCAAGGTACACCAACTGCTCAGCGCTGCATACCCAGGTCACCATGTTACACGCACACAGACATCGTCCTGTGATCTTTTGGGTTTCGCTGACGCCGGCTACGCAACCAAAACCCCGGATCGTCCACGTGGCTACGACGCTATTCGCAAGTTTGTGGCCCCGAAACTTCGATACGAAAAGGGCAATGACAAACTTGAGGATGAGGTACGCTTTGGTGCCTGGAAATACGACTGGGAAAGCCACCAATTCCTGGTATATGAATTGTCATTCAGGGACTACCTGCTGAGCCGGGTCATACGGTTTCTCTATGTGATAACACCTCCTTCCGTGGACGGCGCGGTGGACATTGATGGCCACCATCTCAAGACCGATGAACTTCTTCTGGTAGCCGGGAAGTGGACGAAGGAGATGCACGATGAAATATGGGTCTTTGACAACCAGCAGTGGATGAAGGATAAGGAGTTATACCGGAGTGTTCTTGGAGCGTCGTGGGACGATGTCATTCTTGACCCGAGCATAAAGTCGAGCCTGGCTCAAGATGTCGAGTCCTTCTTTAACAATCAGTCTTTGTATAAGACACTCCGGGTGCCATGGAAGCGCGGTGTGATTCTTCATGGGGTACCGGGAAATGGCAAGACCGTGTCTATCAAGGCAATCATCAACTCATTGGCGGCACGCAATCCTCCGGTCCCCGCCATGTACGTGAAATCGCTCGACGGATGTTCGCACCCAAAAGTCGCCATGCAGCAAATCTTTTCCAAGTCACGAATCGTCGCTCCATGCCTTCTGATCTTTGAGGACCTCGACAGCCTGGTCGAGGACAAGACACGCAGCTACTTCCTCAACGAGGTCGATGGACTTGACTCCAACGAGGGCATCCTAATGATAGGCTCGACCAATCACCTTGAAGGGATCGATGCGGCTATCACAAAACGACCCAGCCGCTTTGACCGTAAATACCACTTCAAAGTTCCGGAGCACGCCTTGCGGATGGCTTACTGTCACCATTGGCGCGAGAAAGTGCTAGATTCCCCTGCGTTTGCCTTCCCCGTGGAACTGTGCTCTGTGATAGCAGATCTCACGGATGGCTTCAGCTTTGCTTATATCAAAGAGCTCTTCATCTCGTCTTTGCTTATGTTGGCCGGGGGTACTCGTGACATCGAGGCTGGGGGCGACAACATCTCAGGAGCAGCGTTGGATTCAAGCTCTGACGAGAACGAGGACAGTGACAGCTCTAACAAACCCGGACGCGTCATGCCTGCAGTGACAATTCCCAAGGAACTTGAAGGAGATCCCTTGCTTGCTGTTATCCTGGCTGAAGCCAAGTTGCTCTGGGAGCAAATGGAGAACGAGGAGACAGACGCCGTGAAGCGTAAAAAGGCAGCAACAGTATGCGCTCCGAGGTTGCCAGATTTTGTCTTTGGATTGCGTGATGATTGA
- a CDS encoding uncharacterized protein (COG:O; EggNog:ENOG503PBQ8; MEROPS:MER0003669), which translates to MSLVYLLLQCFLFATATSAHLLFPFTRERIIARSIDSKTATVPVSASGHVFIVNVTVGTPPQPLSLLLSPSSPHTWLPNADEAMPCSQGFNLLSGGFHPTDVLSGSACKWGAFTKSKSSTFHGAETVNYQFDAAYTSTFTVRGSNFTDTLKMGDVELDNFPMGLVNSATNNQWIGMLGLGNDGTTTYPRRSTKYYPNFVDRLVSSGKIVTQAYSIWLNSADGASGSLLLGAIDKSRFKGELIRLNTARGYDIFPSAFAVLLNSIKMLDDSKEALKFDEIRLLFSLSPAESFSILPRELADPIIAASGATWNTTIERATIPCDAGSKNTKLNLRLQLEGPDGPVLNVPLADLIVPQEVTNWEIAVATNPQSLNRNTCLFGIQKSNSGQFNIGSALLRRTYMVFDAVNKEIALAPVKPGTSATKPTIVPFDKAGARIPSSRLYCAEGSECVSESSIAPDSEEGVETVVEEDEPNSNWKKIVIGVVVPIGVLAIALPIIYVIIMRRKRQAKAREEALSRQRETDHTDGEDSFKEDEYGVKVTVSVSSKVSVAKAPPSPQFFLGVPGGFPSIPEDRQSQYSGDALLGPDSRSGSRNGSEKEVSKC; encoded by the coding sequence ATGTCACTCGTTTATTTACTTTTGcaatgttttctttttgcgaCGGCGACGTCTGCCCATCTTTTGTTCCCCTTTACCCGTGAGAGAATCATCGCCAGATCGATCGATAGCAAAACAGCAACTGTCCCCGTCTCGGCGTCAGGGCAcgtcttcatcgtcaacgTCACCGTCGGGACCCCCCCACAACCACTGTCGCTTCTCTTGTCACCGTCCTCGCCTCACACATGGCTTCCCAACGCCGACGAGGCCATGCCTTGTTCGCAAGGCTTCAACCTGCTATCAGGTGGCTTTCATCCCACTGATGTTCTCTCTGGCTCCGCTTGCAAATGGGGGGCATTCACTAAATCCAAATCGTCGACATTCCATGGAGCAGAAACGGTGAATTACCAGTTCGACGCGGCATATACCAGCACATTCACCGTGCGTGGCAGCAACTTCACCGATACACTAAAGATGGGTGATGTCGAGCTCGACAACTTCCCGATGGGCCTGGTGAATTCAGCCACAAATAATCAATGGATCGGGATGCTTGGACTCGGCAATGATGGCACCACGACCTACCCCCGCCGCTCAACCAAATATTATCCCAACTTTGTGGATCGACTGGTATCTTCTGGAAAGATTGTCACCCAAGCATACAGCATTTGGCTCAACAGTGCGGACGGAGCATCGGGATCTCTGCTTCTAGGTGCCATCGACAAATCGCGGTTCAAGGGCGAGCTGATACGCCTCAACACCGCTCGAGGTTACGACATCTTTCCCAGCGCCTTCGCCGTCTTATTGAACAGCATCAAAATGCTTGACGATTCGAAAGAGGCACTCAAGTTTGACGAAATCAGGCTGCTCTTTTCCCTCAGCCCTGCCGAATCCTTTTCGATCCTGCCCCGTGAACTCGCCGATCCCATCATCGCTGCAAGCGGCGCGACCTGGAATACGACTATAGAGAGGGCCACCATTCCGTGTGATGCTGGATCAAAGAATACAAAGCTCAATCTCCGCCTTCAGCTCGAGGGGCCGGACGGCCCCGTTCTCAATGTTCCCCTCGCAGATCTCATCGTCCCACAGGAAGTCACGAACTGGGAGATTGCCGTtgccaccaaccctcaaagTCTCAATAGAAATACCTGCCTTTTTGGAATTCAAAAGTCGAACAGCGGACAGTTCAACATTGGCAGCGCCCTCTTGCGACGAACCTACATGGTGTTTGATGCAGTCAACAAGGAAATCGCCCTTGCTCCTGTCAAGCCTGGGACTTCTGCCACGAAGCCCACCATTGTCCCGTTTGACAAGGCCGGCGCACGCATTCCTTCCTCGAGACTTTATTGTGCTGAGGGCAGTGAGTGTGTGTCTGAGTCTTCAATTGCTCCAGACTCAGAAGAAGGCGTGGAGAccgttgttgaggaggatgaaccAAATTCGAACTGGAAGAAGATTGTgattggggtggtggtcccCATTGGTGTACTAGCCATTGCCCTACCCATCATTTATGTCATTATCATGAGACGCAAGCGccaggcaaaggcaagggaGGAAGCCCTCTCACGACAACGAGAAACAGATCACACAGACGGGGAGGATAGCTTCAAGGAGGATGAATATGGTGTCAAGGTTACAGTGTCCGTCTCTTCAAAGGTGTCAGTGGCGAAGGCACCGCCATCGCCCCAGTTCTTCTTGGGTGTGCCAGGGGGATTTCCCAGCATCCCTGAAGACAGACAGTCACAGTATTCTGGAGATGCGCTTCTGGGACCTGATAGCCGGAGTGGGAGTAGGAATGGGAGTGAGAAGGAAGTGTCTAAGTGTTAG